From the genome of Halomonas sp. MCCC 1A13316, one region includes:
- a CDS encoding ABC transporter permease, with translation MRLSSLLHKELIQFFRDPVVLFLIFWLYTIEVVICSYALGMEMRDLPLAVVDTDESPASRRLIDDFIAGGNFRLVAHLHDVAAAEPYLERGEAQAVLVIPVDFERELYRGGQALQFLVDGSNANTAAVARGYALQTVEAFRMHRGTLDERQLATVAAQLRTWYNPDQTNVGFTVLAMIALAGLMIGVVHPAASIVREKEVGTIEQLMVTPIRRGELFIAKTVPTLLIGLLALFPSLALVGWFGVPVRGSLPLFFALTALFLLSAIGLGVLVAAVSRTLQQALLLAFFGLFPLMFLSGTMVPVDSMPNLLQKLSLASPLRHYLDITLGIFLKGAGMEILWPHALALVAIGMPLYLAAWLIFRRWL, from the coding sequence ATGCGCCTATCGAGCCTGTTGCACAAGGAGCTGATACAGTTCTTCCGCGATCCCGTGGTGCTGTTCCTGATCTTCTGGCTCTACACCATCGAAGTGGTGATCTGCTCCTACGCCCTGGGCATGGAGATGCGTGACCTGCCGCTGGCGGTGGTCGATACCGACGAGAGCCCGGCCAGTCGCCGCCTGATCGATGACTTCATCGCGGGTGGCAACTTCCGTCTGGTGGCGCACCTGCACGATGTCGCAGCGGCCGAGCCGTACCTGGAACGCGGCGAGGCACAGGCGGTACTGGTCATCCCCGTCGATTTCGAGCGTGAACTCTATCGCGGCGGTCAGGCACTGCAGTTCTTGGTCGATGGCAGCAACGCCAACACGGCCGCCGTCGCCCGGGGCTATGCGCTGCAGACGGTGGAGGCCTTCCGGATGCACCGGGGAACACTCGACGAGCGACAGCTAGCGACGGTAGCAGCGCAGCTGCGCACTTGGTACAACCCGGACCAAACCAACGTCGGTTTCACGGTACTGGCGATGATCGCCCTGGCGGGGTTGATGATCGGCGTCGTCCACCCTGCCGCCTCCATCGTTCGCGAGAAGGAGGTCGGCACCATCGAGCAGCTCATGGTCACGCCCATTCGACGTGGCGAACTGTTCATCGCCAAGACCGTGCCCACCCTGTTGATCGGCCTGCTCGCCCTCTTCCCCAGCCTGGCGCTGGTCGGCTGGTTCGGCGTGCCGGTCAGAGGCAGCCTGCCGCTGTTCTTCGCCCTGACCGCGCTGTTTCTGCTCAGTGCCATCGGCCTCGGCGTCCTGGTGGCGGCCGTCTCCCGCACCCTGCAGCAGGCCCTGCTGCTCGCCTTCTTCGGCCTGTTCCCGTTGATGTTCCTGTCCGGCACCATGGTCCCGGTGGATAGCATGCCGAACTTACTGCAGAAGCTGTCGCTGGCCAGTCCATTGCGACACTACTTGGATATAACTCTGGGCATCTTCCTCAAGGGGGCGGGCATGGAGATCCTGTGGCCCCATGCCCTCGCCCTGGTGGCGATCGGTATGCCCCTGTACCTGGCGGCGTGGTTGATCTTCCGACGCTGGCTTTAA
- a CDS encoding ABC transporter permease codes for MNPWRIAAVATKETKEVLRDPITVGVALLMPLIMLLLFGYAITLDVDDITLGVLDEDRTPTSRQLTEAFTASGVFHLERELTDPHAMERALQRGEIHLALIIPPGFERTLARHEPSPVQLLVDGTYSATATLVSSHAFAIASGFGHAAGPPALQLETRVWYNPSLSSVHTVVPGLYAVILMAFPPLLTALALVREKETGTIAQIYASPLSSVEFLAGKLIPYAIIAFVQMAMVIAVGFLWFGVPFQGSVTFLLTISLLYVLCTLGIGLLVSAVTRTQLVALLAVLIVTLMPSILFSGMLFPIFTMPYVVQLYTLAFPGRYFVDISRGVVLKGVGFEILWPSIAIVAVYTLLVFALAAWRLKKKVA; via the coding sequence ATGAACCCGTGGCGCATCGCCGCCGTGGCGACCAAGGAGACGAAAGAGGTACTGCGCGATCCGATCACCGTCGGCGTCGCGCTGCTCATGCCGTTGATCATGCTGCTGTTGTTCGGCTATGCGATCACGCTCGATGTCGACGATATCACCCTGGGCGTACTGGATGAGGATCGCACCCCCACCAGCCGCCAACTCACGGAAGCGTTCACGGCGAGCGGCGTCTTCCACCTCGAGCGTGAATTGACCGACCCGCATGCGATGGAGCGAGCCCTGCAACGCGGCGAGATCCACTTGGCGCTGATCATCCCGCCAGGTTTCGAACGCACCCTCGCCCGCCATGAGCCGAGCCCGGTCCAACTGCTAGTAGACGGCACCTATTCCGCCACGGCGACGCTGGTCAGCAGCCATGCATTTGCGATTGCCAGCGGCTTCGGCCATGCAGCGGGGCCGCCGGCCCTGCAGTTGGAAACTCGCGTCTGGTACAACCCCTCGCTCAGCAGCGTGCACACCGTGGTTCCCGGCCTCTATGCGGTGATCCTGATGGCCTTCCCGCCCCTGCTCACCGCGCTCGCTCTAGTGCGGGAAAAGGAAACCGGCACCATTGCACAGATCTATGCCTCGCCGCTCTCCTCCGTTGAGTTTCTGGCCGGCAAGCTGATTCCCTACGCGATCATCGCCTTCGTGCAGATGGCGATGGTGATCGCCGTCGGTTTTCTCTGGTTCGGCGTGCCGTTCCAGGGCAGCGTCACTTTCCTGTTGACGATATCGCTGCTGTACGTGCTCTGTACCCTGGGGATCGGCCTGCTGGTGTCGGCCGTGACCCGCACCCAACTGGTCGCCCTGCTGGCCGTGCTGATCGTGACCCTTATGCCCTCCATCCTGTTCTCGGGCATGCTGTTTCCGATCTTCACCATGCCCTATGTGGTCCAGCTCTACACCCTGGCCTTTCCGGGTCGCTACTTCGTCGATATCTCCCGTGGCGTGGTGCTCAAGGGCGTCGGGTTCGAGATCCTGTGGCCGAGCATCGCCATCGTCGCCGTCTACACCCTGCTGGTCTTCGCCCTGGCGGCCTGGCGGCTGAAGAAGAAGGTGGCCTGA
- a CDS encoding ATP-binding cassette domain-containing protein has translation MARHPGRATMTAAIRTSGVGRRFAGRHVLTGVDLEIQRGEIFGLLGPDGAGKTTLMQLLAAILDPSEGQATVLGFDTVRQAAEVNARVGYMSQGFTLYDRLSVLENLQFAARIRDVEAQDFASRSHELLTMAGLQAHLDRPAGKLSGGMRKKLSLCANLIHAPLLLLLDEPSLGVDPLSRRELWQLLRRYQQHGSTVVVSTPYMDEAEYCDRLAFLDQGRVLAVDTPAQLRAQVHGRIYEIQTARSIRVQAILRDASEVLNLQWLADRLRIQLHVGAELPPATLAQLDGLATLTPAEPGLEEAFIALSTASAAPPPPMAPAIMETQGGEVRAEQLSVRFGDFTAVDRVSVSVPPGEVIGWLGPNGAGKTTLIRVFCGLLMPSDGEAFAAGLSVTRQARALRSRIGYMSQRFSLYPDLTVAENLRFFAGAYGLGGARRRQSIEWASGMTALTGMEARRVSELSAAVRQRLALACSILHGPAVLFLDEPTSGVDPLNRQRFWQLIQTLASGGMTVFVTTHYLEEASYCHRLGLMHQGRLVALGTLEQLRQALRLPSDAGMEAVFLGHIEQAQRELAS, from the coding sequence GTGGCCCGACACCCTGGTCGTGCCACCATGACCGCGGCGATCCGCACCAGCGGGGTGGGGCGACGCTTCGCCGGTCGGCATGTGCTTACCGGGGTGGACCTGGAGATCCAGCGGGGCGAGATCTTCGGGCTGCTGGGCCCGGACGGCGCCGGCAAGACCACGCTCATGCAGCTGCTCGCGGCGATCCTCGATCCCAGCGAAGGTCAGGCGACGGTGCTTGGCTTCGACACGGTGCGCCAGGCGGCCGAGGTGAATGCCCGGGTCGGCTACATGTCACAGGGCTTCACGCTCTATGACCGACTCAGCGTCCTCGAGAACCTGCAGTTTGCGGCCCGCATCCGCGACGTCGAGGCGCAGGATTTCGCCAGCCGCAGTCATGAACTGCTGACCATGGCCGGTCTGCAAGCCCACCTCGACCGGCCCGCCGGCAAGCTCTCCGGCGGCATGCGCAAGAAGCTCTCGCTGTGCGCCAACCTGATTCATGCTCCACTGTTGCTGCTGCTCGACGAGCCCAGCCTGGGTGTCGACCCCTTGTCGCGCCGTGAGCTCTGGCAACTGCTGCGGCGTTACCAGCAGCATGGCAGCACGGTGGTGGTCAGCACCCCCTACATGGACGAAGCGGAATACTGCGATCGACTCGCCTTTCTCGACCAGGGCCGAGTGCTGGCGGTGGATACCCCGGCGCAGTTGCGCGCCCAAGTCCATGGGCGGATCTACGAGATACAAACTGCCAGAAGCATCCGCGTACAGGCCATCCTGCGCGACGCCTCCGAAGTGCTGAATCTACAGTGGCTGGCGGACCGATTGCGCATCCAGTTGCATGTCGGAGCTGAATTGCCGCCAGCCACCTTGGCGCAGCTGGATGGACTCGCCACTCTGACGCCTGCCGAGCCAGGCTTGGAGGAGGCCTTCATCGCCCTGAGTACAGCATCGGCAGCACCACCGCCGCCGATGGCACCGGCCATCATGGAAACGCAGGGTGGCGAGGTACGGGCAGAACAACTCAGCGTGCGGTTCGGGGACTTCACCGCCGTCGACCGGGTCTCGGTCAGTGTGCCGCCGGGCGAGGTGATCGGCTGGCTGGGACCCAACGGCGCCGGCAAGACCACGCTGATCCGGGTTTTCTGCGGACTGCTGATGCCCAGCGACGGCGAGGCCTTCGCCGCCGGCCTTTCGGTGACCCGGCAGGCACGCGCCCTGCGCAGCCGCATTGGCTACATGTCACAGCGTTTCTCGCTCTACCCGGATCTCACGGTGGCCGAGAACCTACGCTTCTTCGCCGGGGCCTACGGCCTTGGCGGCGCACGTCGACGCCAGTCGATCGAATGGGCCAGTGGCATGACGGCCCTGACCGGGATGGAGGCACGCCGTGTCAGTGAGCTGTCAGCGGCGGTACGCCAGCGCCTGGCGCTGGCCTGCAGCATCTTGCACGGCCCGGCGGTGCTGTTCCTGGACGAGCCCACCTCCGGCGTCGACCCGCTCAACCGTCAGCGCTTCTGGCAGCTGATCCAGACCCTGGCCAGCGGCGGCATGACGGTGTTCGTCACCACCCATTACCTGGAAGAGGCGAGCTACTGCCACCGGCTGGGGTTGATGCACCAGGGCCGCCTGGTCGCCCTTGGCACCCTCGAGCAGCTGCGCCAGGCGCTGCGGCTTCCGTCCGATGCCGGCATGGAAGCGGTCTTCCTCGGCCATATCGAGCAGGCGCAGCGGGAGCTGGCATCATGA
- a CDS encoding HlyD family secretion protein, with translation MRYSLWTIVAVILLATGGYLGFIALRPTELPPGFLYGSGRIEATELRLAAEIPGRVVENQLVEGQPIIAGDELIRLDDRLVRLQQAELEARLIAGEQSVVRLERMLDTARHHLGNAEADLERARTLRRSGTIPAQQLERSEDRVREAAGEVEGLQAQRAEAAANLEALRQQRSQLALQLDKTVLHSPIAATVLVKAVEIGEVVAPGQSLGVLVDLDRPRLKIYVTEQVLGRIRLGTPARVRVNAFPDRHFEAEVSAIDSQAQFTPRDVHLPDERAHTVFGVTLQVANPDGVLKPGMPADAWLRWQDEVPWPDTLVVPP, from the coding sequence ATGCGATACTCGCTATGGACGATCGTTGCGGTCATTCTGCTAGCCACTGGCGGCTACCTGGGTTTCATCGCGCTTCGCCCAACAGAGCTCCCACCCGGGTTCCTCTACGGCAGCGGCCGTATTGAAGCCACCGAGCTCCGTCTTGCCGCTGAAATCCCAGGACGCGTGGTGGAAAATCAGTTGGTGGAGGGCCAGCCCATCATAGCGGGAGACGAGCTGATTCGCCTGGACGATCGCCTTGTTCGTCTGCAGCAGGCCGAACTCGAGGCGCGCCTGATCGCCGGTGAACAGTCAGTGGTGCGGCTCGAGCGCATGCTCGACACGGCTCGTCACCATCTCGGCAACGCCGAGGCCGATCTGGAGCGGGCGCGCACCCTGCGTCGCTCTGGCACTATCCCCGCGCAGCAATTGGAGCGCAGTGAGGACCGCGTGCGCGAGGCGGCAGGCGAAGTCGAGGGGCTGCAAGCGCAGCGCGCAGAGGCCGCCGCCAATCTGGAGGCGCTTCGGCAGCAACGCAGCCAGCTCGCCCTCCAGCTCGACAAGACGGTGCTGCACAGTCCCATTGCTGCCACCGTGCTGGTCAAGGCCGTGGAGATCGGAGAGGTGGTCGCGCCAGGGCAGTCGCTGGGTGTGCTGGTCGACCTGGACCGCCCCCGACTTAAGATCTACGTGACCGAACAGGTCCTGGGCCGAATCCGGCTCGGCACCCCGGCCAGGGTGCGGGTCAATGCCTTTCCGGACCGCCACTTCGAGGCTGAGGTCAGTGCGATCGACAGCCAGGCGCAGTTCACCCCACGCGATGTCCACCTGCCCGACGAGCGGGCGCACACCGTCTTCGGAGTGACCCTGCAAGTCGCCAACCCCGACGGCGTGCTCAAGCCCGGCATGCCGGCCGATGCCTGGCTTCGCTGGCAGGACGAGGTGCCGTGGCCCGACACCCTGGTCGTGCCACCATGA
- a CDS encoding ATPase, with protein MYVSTFHDVIEWTRALHEHLTRCLKHCSTQQEEERAKWLLEYLADHEEALKKIVAGFEKRADPKVLNTWLYDYLSYAPIKPHLSCSAPYAEMSFDEICQEVFDLHERIIGLYRYLEGRTEIPETRELIGELLKLEEHEAMRLFHQTNRSRDL; from the coding sequence ATGTACGTATCGACCTTTCATGACGTGATCGAGTGGACACGCGCACTGCATGAACACCTGACCCGGTGCCTGAAGCACTGCTCGACGCAGCAGGAAGAAGAGCGTGCCAAGTGGCTGTTGGAATATCTGGCGGACCACGAGGAGGCACTGAAAAAGATCGTCGCCGGTTTCGAGAAGAGGGCCGACCCCAAGGTGCTGAATACCTGGCTCTACGACTATCTTTCCTACGCGCCCATCAAGCCCCACCTGTCGTGCAGTGCGCCCTATGCGGAAATGAGCTTCGACGAAATCTGCCAGGAAGTTTTCGACCTCCATGAGCGGATCATCGGCCTCTATCGCTATCTCGAGGGGCGCACTGAGATTCCCGAGACACGCGAGCTAATCGGTGAGCTCCTGAAGCTCGAAGAGCATGAAGCAATGCGGCTGTTCCACCAGACCAATCGCTCCCGGGACCTCTGA